From Bacteroidota bacterium:
TAGATGATAAGTATAAATCTCCTATTCCAGACAAATTTCACTGGGTAAAAGAAAAAGGCAATTGGGCAGGTGACGATGAAGGAATGACTGGCGATGAATTGTTGGAGTTTGTGGACAGACAATTATTTCCTGCACTTCGTAATTTAGATTTAAGTACAGGTAATCAACGTGCCGTTATTGTTCGTGAAGTATTTGAGGGTAACAACAATTATATGAAAAGCGGTATCAACATTCGCAAGGTGTTGAACAAGCTCAACGAAATTGATTTTAATATTGCCAAAGACCGCCACGCTTTTGGCGAATTGTACGAAACCATTTTAAAAGAATTACAGAGTGCAGGCAAAAGCGGCGAGTTTTATACACCAAGAGCCATTACACAATTCATTACTGAAACAATCAATCCGCAATTGGGCGAAAAAGTGCTTGACCCTGCTTGCGGAACTGGTGGTTACTTGACTTGTGCTATTGAGCATTTGAAGAAACAAGCCAAGAATGTAAAAGACAGAAAAAGCATTGAACAAAACATTGCAGGTTGGGAATACAAACCTTTGCCCTATTTGTTAGCTACCACCAATTTGATTTTGCACGATATTGAAATACCAAACATCAAATTTGGTGATGCTCTAGACCAACCGTTGAGCAACTACACCGAAAAGCACAGAGTAAATGTAATATTGGCAAATCCGCCCTTTGGTGGCATTGTAGCCAACAACAACGAAAACAATTTCCCACAAACCTACCGCACTAAAGAAAGTGCTGACTTGTTTTTAATTTTAATGATTCATTTGTTAAAACAAGGCGGACGAGCAGGAATTGTTTTACCTGATGGCAGTTTAACAGGTGATCACGCAAAGCAACGGATTCGCCAAAAACTATTGGAAGATTGCAACCTGCACACCATTATTCGGTTGCCAAATTCAGTTTTTCAGCCTTATGCAACGGTGGCAACTAACTTATTATTTTTTGAAAAGGGCAAACCAACCAAAGACATTTGGTATTATGAGCATCGTATGCCTGAAGGTTATAAGGCTTACAACAAAACACGACCAATTAAAGTTGAAGAGTTTGAGCCCATTAAAAAATGGTGGAACAAAAGAAAAGAAAGTGATATTGCTTGGAAAGTAAACATCAAAACCATTATAGAACGTGGTTATGATTTGGATATAAAGAACCCAACTAAACAACAAGAAGAAATTACACATTCTTCAAATGAACTTATTTCAATGCTTACTTCTTCAATGAACAAATCGAATGAGTTATTAAACAAAATAAAGGCAGATATTAATGGCTGATTTAACTTCATTACATAGAAATAAGCCTAAAAGAGATTTCTCAATTCAAGCTTGCGCTGATTGTATAAATAAGATTGCATTGCAATTCCCCAGTGAATTTACAAAGGGCTTTTTTACTGACTATTTTGATATTGCTGGTGGAACACAACCGCCAAAGTCAACTTTCATTAATGAACCAAGGGAGGGTTATGTAAAATTTCTTCAAATTAGAGATTTCTCTTCTGATTCTACACCTACGTATATACCTATTTCAAAGAATAATAAGTTATGTAACGAGGACGATTTGCTATTGGGCAGATATGGTGCATCAGTTGGGAAAATACTTTCAGGTAAATCTGGAGCATATAATGTTGCCTGTGCTAAAATTATTTTTCTCGAGAAAGAAAAAATAAATAAAGACTTTCTTTTCTACTGGCTTCATTCATCTTATTTCCAAAACTTTTTAACTTCTATTTCTAGAAGTGCTCAAGGCGGGTTTAACAAAAATGATTTGAGTAGAATAAAGACACATTTTCCTTCTTTTGCCGTTCAAAGAAAGTTAACTTCTATACTTAAATCAATTGATACGGCTTTATTAAATGGCGATAAAATTGAGTTCAATAAGAAAGGAAAAAACAATATTGAAATATCTTTTATTGAATTAGTCGAAAAGTTTTTATCTTTTATAAATGAAGGAGAAGAACTCTCTTCCGAACTCACCCACCAACTCACTTTAGTAAAAAAACTTCGTCAGCAATTATTGCAAGATGCCGTACAAGGCAAGTTGGTTGAGCAAAATAAAAAAGATGAACCAGCAAGCGAATTGCTCAAAAGGATAAAAGCCGAAAAAGTAAAACTGATTACTGAAAAGAAACTCAAAAAGGAAAAAGAACTACCACCTATCAAACCCGAAGAAATTCCTTTTGAAATTCCTGAGAATTGGATTTGGTGTAGGTTGGGTGAGATACTTTCTTTTGGACCATCTAATGGATATTCGCCAAAGGAGAGTAAGAAAGGAACTGGAATTAAATGTTTAACGCTTACTGCAACGACTTCAGGAGTTTTCAGAGAGCAGTTTTATAAACTTGTAGATGAGCAAATTCCTAAAGATTCATATTTATGGTTAGAAACAGGGGACATTTTAATTCAGAGAGGTAATTCAATTGACTATGTTGGTATTGCAGCATTGTACGAAGGGATACCCAATAGTTTTATCTATCCGGATTTGATGATAAAGATTCGTCTGTCGAAAATGATTGATACAAAGTTTATTCATCAAGTTTTAGTTTCACCATTTAATAGAAAATATTTTTCCAACAATGCTTTTGGTGCTCAAAAAAGTATGCCTAAAATCAATCAAGTAGTAATCTTAAATACTTTAATTCCTATCCCCCCCCTTTCAGAACAAACTCGCATCGTTCAGAAATTAGATGAATTAATGCAGTACTGTAATGAATTGCAAGAAAGCATCAAACAAAGTGAATCACAAAATGAAAAATTATTGCAACAGGTTTTGAGAGAGGCCTTGAGGAAAAAACCAGTTGAAGCATAAATCATGGAAGAATTAAACTCAAATACTTCTAAGAGCCAAATTCGTAAACTAGGTAAAACTTTGCGCGAAGAATCAAAGACCCAAAACATTTCTGCAGAATCACTTTTGAAGCTTCAAGAATTTAGGGTATCATATAAAAGTTCCTTATCTACTATTTTTAATATTCTTGCAGAGGAAAGTAGAAAAATAAGAAAGTCAAGAGTTGTTACTTATAGAGTGAAGCGTATTGAGTCTGTTATATCCAAACTTAATCGATTTCCTAATATGCATTTAGCCGAAATGATTGACGTTGCGGGCTGCAGATGTATTGTCGATTCTAATCAAGATATATATAACATTAAGGAAGCGCTTGAAAAAAGACTTGATGTTTTTGATGTAAAGGATTACATCAAAAAGAAACCACTTGATGATGATGGTTACTCTGCACTTCATTTGTATGTAAGGTTTAAAGAAGAAATGAATAAACCAATAGAAATTCAAATTAGAACAAGGGATCAACACAATTGGGCTACTTTCGTAGAGATTATTGATGTTATTTATAATACAAAAATAAAGGAAGGCCAAAAAAATCCCGAGCTACAGCAATTTTGTTTTTTACTTTCCACATTAGACAGATTGAATTTTAGCGATTCTGTTGAATTATTAAGTATTGAAAAAAAATACAATGTCTATTCAAAGCTAAGTGAAGTGTTTAATCAAAATTATATTTTAACAAGAAAGAAATGGTTATCTATTGAAAATAAAAAGGATCATAAATTTTTTATCATTGAGGTAGATCAAGAAAAGAGAACTCACATAGAATCTTTTTCAAATTTCGAAATAGCTGAACAACAATATTTAAAGAAATTCAATAACGACAAAACCAATATTGTTTTAACGCATTTGGAAGCCCCATCTTATAAGC
This genomic window contains:
- a CDS encoding N-6 DNA methylase translates to MSNIGGIIKSIQNIMWQDTGLNGDAQRIEQLGWMLFLKIFSDKDKELELLDDKYKSPIPDKFHWVKEKGNWAGDDEGMTGDELLEFVDRQLFPALRNLDLSTGNQRAVIVREVFEGNNNYMKSGINIRKVLNKLNEIDFNIAKDRHAFGELYETILKELQSAGKSGEFYTPRAITQFITETINPQLGEKVLDPACGTGGYLTCAIEHLKKQAKNVKDRKSIEQNIAGWEYKPLPYLLATTNLILHDIEIPNIKFGDALDQPLSNYTEKHRVNVILANPPFGGIVANNNENNFPQTYRTKESADLFLILMIHLLKQGGRAGIVLPDGSLTGDHAKQRIRQKLLEDCNLHTIIRLPNSVFQPYATVATNLLFFEKGKPTKDIWYYEHRMPEGYKAYNKTRPIKVEEFEPIKKWWNKRKESDIAWKVNIKTIIERGYDLDIKNPTKQQEEITHSSNELISMLTSSMNKSNELLNKIKADING
- a CDS encoding restriction endonuclease subunit S gives rise to the protein MADLTSLHRNKPKRDFSIQACADCINKIALQFPSEFTKGFFTDYFDIAGGTQPPKSTFINEPREGYVKFLQIRDFSSDSTPTYIPISKNNKLCNEDDLLLGRYGASVGKILSGKSGAYNVACAKIIFLEKEKINKDFLFYWLHSSYFQNFLTSISRSAQGGFNKNDLSRIKTHFPSFAVQRKLTSILKSIDTALLNGDKIEFNKKGKNNIEISFIELVEKFLSFINEGEELSSELTHQLTLVKKLRQQLLQDAVQGKLVEQNKKDEPASELLKRIKAEKVKLITEKKLKKEKELPPIKPEEIPFEIPENWIWCRLGEILSFGPSNGYSPKESKKGTGIKCLTLTATTSGVFREQFYKLVDEQIPKDSYLWLETGDILIQRGNSIDYVGIAALYEGIPNSFIYPDLMIKIRLSKMIDTKFIHQVLVSPFNRKYFSNNAFGAQKSMPKINQVVILNTLIPIPPLSEQTRIVQKLDELMQYCNELQESIKQSESQNEKLLQQVLREALRKKPVEA
- a CDS encoding RelA/SpoT domain-containing protein, giving the protein MEELNSNTSKSQIRKLGKTLREESKTQNISAESLLKLQEFRVSYKSSLSTIFNILAEESRKIRKSRVVTYRVKRIESVISKLNRFPNMHLAEMIDVAGCRCIVDSNQDIYNIKEALEKRLDVFDVKDYIKKKPLDDDGYSALHLYVRFKEEMNKPIEIQIRTRDQHNWATFVEIIDVIYNTKIKEGQKNPELQQFCFLLSTLDRLNFSDSVELLSIEKKYNVYSKLSEVFNQNYILTRKKWLSIENKKDHKFFIIEVDQEKRTHIESFSNFEIAEQQYLKKFNNDKTNIVLTHLEAPSYKQLSIAYSNYILSMHKFQEDICSIAKTVITEYLNQKDKIKAKEIQDLYLSYANQEAESFKEEINELTSEIPNNDPNNKKVEEWLSDMSDRMVKRSAILLDGKIKIGWEDLFLMSIKQFLKGIFKKY